The segment TCCCCGCCGCAGCCCTGTTCAGCCGCTGCAGCATGCAGGTAGCTGGGATGCTCCTTCCCTTTGACCAGCCACTAGATACTGCCCAAATAGTGCCCTCAGAAGCTGGGTAAACATCCACTGCCCCCACACCAGCCCTTCCATGCAGGTTTTGACTTGAGTTTTGGCCTTCCTGGTCTTTGAGAGCCTCTGCGGGTCTCTCTGCTGCGGGCACATGGTGGTAACGGCCCCTTAGAGCAGAGGGCCAGCGGCGAAGCCTTCAGGGCTGGGTTGCCCAGCCGCAGCATGCTCAGCACTGCCCAGGTACGCTGTGGACGTGGCATCCTGCAGGACATTTGGGAAGCTCTGTTACCTGGGCTGCCAGACTGGCCTCCTCTTTCctagggaggaagaaagagggagatTGTTTCAGCCTTTAAGGTACTACTCACACAAGtaccttttctctctcccctgccATTCACCACAGCCAAGCAGCTCTCTGAATGAGATCCTTGGCCTGGGGCTGCCTCTTTCAGCCAGAGCACCAGAAAGAAGCTGGACATGGAAAAATGCAATCACTTCCCTGGCATTTTCATGCAAACCACCCTCATGGACAGATTTCAATCTAACCCAGTTTCTTTGCAGCCTGTACTgtagctgcagctggagcagctgacATGGGATTTTATTCTTTGCAGTGTCCCGCTTTGGCTGACTGATGCTTAGCTGAACACCAGCCCAAACCTTTTCCACTCTGCCTGATTTCGATCTGGCAGCGGCTGCTGCTGGCTATGAGAGCCGCAGCACAGTGGCTCTGTCCTGTATCAAGGAATGGTGCAAAGAAAACTGACTTCTATCTTAGTAGCGCGACCAGGCCTGGCAGGACGCTCAGAGGCCCACCCTGGCTGTTGGCAGACCCCTTGGAGCCAGGAGCGCACTCCAGTCAGCAGTCAAGAGCTTCCTGAGTCTTTTGCTCACATCAGACTACATGAcggctttgtggttttttttctccccagaatgCAAAATTGAGAACTGTGAGTCCTGTTTCAGTCGAAACTTTTGCACAAAATGTAAGGAAGGTTTGTATTTGCACAAAGGGAGATGTTACGTCACATGCCCCGAAGGCTACTCTGCTGCCAACGGCACCATGGAGTGCAGCAGTCCTGGTAAGCGACGCTCGGGCACTCGCACCGAGCCCTTTATGCGTCTGTCGGGCCCAGTTACACGTATTGCTACAGTCTGGTTTAGATGATAAAACAAACCCCTGAGAGACAATGGCTCGTCGTACCCGAGTCGAGTGGGTGATGGCACAGGCCAGACCCAGCCCTTCAGGGGGCAGAGCCCTGCGGGAGCCGGCCCAGAcggggagcagcaccccagcaTTGCTGCGCGTGTTTGTGAAGCGTGGCTCAGGGTTTGTGCGGTATGGCAAGGAAGGGGGTGCCTTGAACGCTTAGGAAGCTGCTGGGGAAACACATGTGCCCTTCAAGCCTACGGTGGGGGAGAGGTGCGATGGTGTGCAGGGGCTCTGGGAAGTCCTGAGGCAGCAACGGAGAAACCAGAGTTACTGCTGGCCTCTCTTGTTACCTGGCAGCACAATGTGAAATGAGCGAGTGGGGGCCCTGGGGGCCCTGCTCCAAGAAGAGGAAGCTCTGTGgcttcaagaagggcaacgaagaCCGAACGCGGCGGATCCTGCAGGCTCCCTCCGGAGAtgtgtccctgtgtcctgcAACCACGGAGGTGCGGAGATGCACCGTGCAGAAGAACCAGTGCCCCGAAGGTGAGCAGACGTGGAATATCTcaccacccctccccagcatcCTTTATTTGTCAGGCATAAGTACCCAGCCAATTCTCCAGTGTCAGAAACGCACTGTGCATCTCGCTACCCCTCTACGGTCCAGGGAACACAACGTGACAGCAGCTAGGAAGCCCCCTGGGTGGAAGTGGCACAGAGACCCCCGGGTGGGTGATGCTCAGCACGCCTGCCATGAGGCTCCTGGGCTTTCAGATATTTTAGCTTCTCCCCTGGCCAGAGAGCAGCAAGGCAGCTGAGCAGCCTGTGTGCTGCGGTGAGGGGAGTCGTCTTCTCCTCCGCCAGAATGCTTAGGTCTGTGTTTTTCCCAGGAATTAGAGTGCCTTCAGGATGAATGGTGGTTCGGTCATCCTCTTATGGGGTGGACAAGGATTGCAGCTGGGTTGAGAGTTTTGAGGGAAACCGGTTCTGAGCAGTGACTAACACCACAGGGATTAAACAGccgggcagggggaggcagacGCGGCCGATCTGTTCCTCTGATGCACACAGCAGTGTGCGTTAGCTAAGGGGCTTGGTATGCAGCCGCGGAGAAATGCGAGTGCTAACACTTTAGCTGGAGACTGACAATTACAAAGCTAAATCCTGATTTGATCCTTCTTCCCTGTTTATATTTAGGCAACACCTCGCAATGCAAAGCACAGCCTGGCAGATAGGGCGGCCCTCGGGCACCtctgtgtgtggggaggggcGCAGCCCCTTCGGGCCACCCCCGGCAGCAGCGGGCCACGGGCCAGCTCGCTCTGCCGGAGAGCCTCACGGTGCCCCTTTGCTTTactgcagggaaaagaaagaaaaaggaagagcaaggaAAGCAAGATAATGCGAATGGGAACAGAAATCGGAAAGACACCAAAGACGCTAAGTCTGGCAccaagaagaggaagagcaaaCAGAGAGGGGCCGCGGTCCCCGCCACGTCCGCTAGCCCTGCCCAGTAGCTGCCCCTTTATGTCACCTGATGGCAAGACTTCATTGCTGCTATGTATATGAAAGCTTTATTGAACCAGAGCACTGCTACACAACACATACACATgtccagaaagacagacatatACTCCCAGACTGACCCACAGACCCGACAGAAACTACATACGCAATACTTAAGGAggctgcacacacacccccccacccaggaCCGTGGAACTACGCTGCCGAGAAGAGGAGTGGGAGCATGCCTGGAGGGAagcccacctccccagggctccTCCGGGGACGCtgtggggaggagaggtggggtACGAGTCAGTGAAGGACCCAGAAGCGAGGCTTCACGACCAAAGGCCTCAACCCGAGACCAGCCGTGCGGCCCCAGCGCAGCACGGCTGCAGCCAGAGGGGCGAGGCTGGCCCCGCACGGCCACTCTCCCCGACCTGGGACCTGGACTCACACGAAGGCAGGGgcctctttctcttccccccaccctttattttgtgttttaagcTGTATGACTTTATCATTGCGAATACATGTTAAACGTTTGTGGTACGAGGTCAGTGGTATCTGCCCTGAATCTGCTTCAAAGagttatttcaaattaaaaaaaaaacaaaaaccaaaatgacaACCAGCTTCCTGAGTGTGTGGTTCATGCCTTGGCCCCTATGGAGGCTGGTGTCCCACAGGACAGAGACTCACTTGTGGAAGGGAAACTCACCAAAGCTTTAAGAAAATCCCAGAAAACGTTgccagctgccctgcagccacaAATCAGCCGCCCTGCGCTCGCAGGACCCCAGCTGTGCTCCGCGGAGCCCCCTGAGGAATTTCCCACTGAAGGATACAGTTAACATGCAGCAGATTGAGAAAATGAGAGGTTACAACAAACCGCAGGTTGCCGAAGCATTGTGACTCCGCTTGTACAGTCACAGCTGCGGGACTCCATCCCGGGCTAGGGACACGCTCGCCCGGCCGCCCGGACACCACCCAGGCGCGTagcaggagggaaggcaggCGGGTGGGGGAAGGTCCGGGCTCTAAAGAAGAGAAGCAAACCGTTAAGTTTGGTAGAAACTACTGGTCTGCATGCCACCGACTGGGATTCCCCGGATTCAGCACAAGCGCTCCTGCTCTGCAAGAGCCGGCACCTGGGCAGAGGAACCAGGACGAGGAGCGTGCGGGACAGAGACCGAGCGAGAGCCGTGCAGGGCACACGTGAACGCTGCCTTCCCTGCGCGGAGAGCTTTACCCTCGGCAGTGTCACGAGGTGGCATACCGCTCAGCTCcccttacattttaaaatgtgcttccTCGGTATAAACACGTGCAGACATTTAATTCCTCTAGAGTTCAGCAAATGCCCTGTGGTCCTGAGGGATGGAGCCAGGGGAGGTGCCGTGGGCGGATCAGTGATGTGCTGCCGAAGCTCCTAGCTCCCCCAGCAAGGTGACGGGCAGGGAGAAGCTCACCCCGAAGCTAAACGGTCTCTGCTGTGCTTGCTTTCGTACCACCTTCTCCGTTCTGCGGTTTGGGAGGGCAGAGCGAGCCAGCGCGCGCGCGGACGCCTGCGGGAGAGCCCCCTGCTCGCTGCGACGGGCCACCCGCCCGCGCCCGGCCGTCCTGGTCCTCTCCCGCGAAGAGCCGGCGGCTCGTGGCGCCCACCCAGGACTCGGCTCCGGCAGAGGACACCGAACCTCTCCCTTCGCCCCGTTCGCTTTGCGGCTGGTTTGGCTCAGCGCAGGACGTGGGAGCTGCACAGTTGTTTCAGCTCCAGAGCTGTACCAAGCTCTCCGTGactgctctgctggcagcaaAACCTTTCAGCCCATCATCCACTTTGTGTTTAAGTAAACAAGAAGCCGTTATATCTTTTAAAGGGGATTCCATTTCAGCACAATGATAAACGACCAGCATAccaagcagagagagaaagaggttCTTAAAAGTCATCCTTTGAGTTGTTTATGGATCATGTTCAGACGATTCCTGAAAGCCTCCCAGCTGAAAGATCAGATCTCACTTTATTTTCTAGCCCCAGCTAGCCTGTGAGATGAGAATTCTGTTTGTGCCACGGCGTTGCATGTAAGCAGAACCGTTCTTCCCTTCCGCTTTTTCGCAGCAATAATCAGTAACCCTTTCGTGAACCTCAGCTTGCTAACTCATAAACGacgccctcctccccctcctgcaGTATCTCAATCCAGTTCTCAACAAGGATTAGAGAGAGGCGAGAGTGCATTAGTAAGGTCTTGCACACAGAGGCTCTTTAACTGACTGGATTCCCTACAGGAACTCATGGCAATATTAGCACAACTGTTTCAAAACTAAACTGCATATAATAAATCAACACAACCTATTTTATAGAACTTTCTAGAGTTTTTTAGAAAAAACGACAAACTTCTCTCTGTTGTagccttttcccttccttcttcctttttcacagcaaaatgggaaagaaaagggagaaaggcaaaggaaagtttaaaatgcatattagGAAAATCCAAGATTTTTCAGTATgggtgattttaaaattaaatggctTTAGAAAAATTAggaggaaaacataaaaaacaaataaaatttctttttttttaaccagctcGAGAATCGTGCGCATTCCCACTCCCAGAGAGCTGGTTCATTTATGAATTTAGAAACCTTTTGCCTTTGACCAACGTGATTTGCACGCTGAGCTCAACAGCCGAAGCCGGAGATTTCCTTAGCTAGGTTGATGTCATCTCAACTCACACGCACACGAACGCTCTCTTTCAGCCCACCAAACAGAACCTGTGGTGTTCTCTCCATGGCATCACTGTAAAATATGCttctttaaacaaataaataaacaaatgggTTTGCTGAACAAGCTCCGTTTGCTTTATTCACCAAAACTGGAGTCAAATCCCGACTGTCCGAAAATGTCTAGAGAGAGCGAGCCTCTGCTGCGCGTCTGTCTGCCGCCGCCGTGCAGAAGCCAAACGTACCTATAGGGACCACGGCAC is part of the Phalacrocorax carbo chromosome 22, bPhaCar2.1, whole genome shotgun sequence genome and harbors:
- the RSPO1 gene encoding R-spondin-1 encodes the protein MQLGLFVVVVFLSSMDLTGSSKVVKGKRQRRISTELSQGCARGCDLCSEFNGCLRCSPKLFILLERNDIRQIGICLPSCPLGYFGLRNTDMNKCIKCKIENCESCFSRNFCTKCKEGLYLHKGRCYVTCPEGYSAANGTMECSSPAQCEMSEWGPWGPCSKKRKLCGFKKGNEDRTRRILQAPSGDVSLCPATTEVRRCTVQKNQCPEGKRKKKEEQGKQDNANGNRNRKDTKDAKSGTKKRKSKQRGAAVPATSASPAQ